A region of Mesoplodon densirostris isolate mMesDen1 chromosome 11, mMesDen1 primary haplotype, whole genome shotgun sequence DNA encodes the following proteins:
- the RESF1 gene encoding retroelement silencing factor 1, translating to MNWNAKSESVTLPPQYPKKQASFLEQALVNTLTTASQSSLNHPGSNQEPCLFLSNLNPVSQPMLNIRNYKTPQQIPISDMHSGTIVTSQTSVERITYANVKGPKQPNHDLQMSSGVTQDVWLNSPMRNSMLSHTGATVSHQTGFGTNMPNVRALQNQFLTSDTYSMQLQMIPSNSGRVPITYQGNPRLNLSLSEQQVDWAQQCASSGSTYPDYRPLPKQYSYSSGSFFQDPTLQKQTSMSSVSLQVKNSQSPNPALALQSKQIATVPSYQYAVTQTDKRPPPPPYDCRYASQPLQSTQHVVKHTMEVPQSQEMHLPEMRKDFCRGFQQQWQNLNENFSTMGNSCNLRVNTNVNQPFNEPVRSYVDGVQALTQNNQEKRVDSRNLTSHQVLDTSATKEKLVRDIKTLVEIKKKFSDLARKIKINKNLLMAAGCIKTANTSYSESAQNCGLSLKQTAKIQSGPQVTLGPPDTVEDKPPTVMESAEETNRTHNTLNSNLQDRNFNQVSSVLLNSGCSQVVSSLKTSTVEITQAILNNTQFSSGNLVNVAQNVPTNSEAASLPQSTSFEEYVSKYPNKNRLILSLLASGNKTQKKLLKDTNERIHDSKLHSFEMNPNIQNTGNQVNLKTMETPGTPTTCNINAKISNNSSCFEHKSFSGMSSKSDSLFSLELLATCLSLWKKQPSEPMEEKQCNESKTNTTAVGISKPVDICEKSPFSAVGNSQNKIVNSSQDTVLSMVAQNYESSGATTVKGIAVVSPLILSDVKTLSVKGVTPEALPETMYPVIKEGSVCSLQNKSSENTAALNVNEPVTSTTSTKILPLIQKDKQSESTNTNSEVTPNTNQGKHNKSEPNIQYPVSDQQTSCISKDSDIVGRDVLQIGSICSLVEGDTSYNSQIAKIFNLPSLQKVEPQKPVPNHQVMNSRQNEQFDNITGNKDFDFQKDNFVQCTDVSHKITDQSESLQPPEPSTLKYIGAKSGILEESSLERITKNESIAKDMCSPAAIQQDSYPQEAAQDPTTNENLKDKTSILYLHDQLSELLKEFPYGIEPVNMHEGFVVQQMAHQISKAQTCDKTGCDSKDSTDQIQITILNSEQMKELFPEQDDQPNEVDKLTEPQKEKPVTKEGNQCNPQAHAVEETCDSVILDSEKDDVRCCALGWLSMVYEGVPQCQCNSTKNPTSKAEKGKDPHSPLETNGYKQGERTSDRDVPIAFNSPSNNQLKIILTCPIEKKSFPETEQGRNIKDKSKSEHNSSLRTEQELSGHFLSKGDKNPDSLQSHKRKRKLQFHEITFHSTNKITKFSQESLQRKLMAQNLRPLKPKMGFLTSKNKDLHVKNGSLVQSVSPEKRKLKAGGSKQKVLEKKLDEGSILDSEIKRKKSGKQEQNKNVGGGAVKFCNLFSTTGERARIKEKTVSNVKSSGSMDSSSKINRVLSPKEYLSRQKHKEALKKNYLKNVPCDSQYMRSNKLSTRVGSCGRSNEKHNGSVQTSKESLNIGTSHGKNLKAHHSKESKTYISRNIKGTVGGKQPDKMWIDKTKLDKNLSNVNNDVEFSQMASQAKDQRKLYLNRVAFKCTEHERICLTKLDNSPRKLNKEKRPENKPKTPLPVKDTTEKLSMLEFKLCPDGLFKNTNPVKGQNDLPSTPRKEQAPVQVSGIKSTKEDWLKCVTEEKRMPEANQEIDDNVLANSRLSKRSFSADGFETLQNPVKDSKAMFQTYKKLYMEKKSRSLGSSPLE from the exons ATGAACTGGAATGCAAAATCAGAGAGTGTCACCTTACCACCACAGTATCCTAAAAAACAGGCATCTTTTTTGGAGCAAGCTTTAGTAAACACACTTACCACAGCATCTCAAAGTTCTTTAAACCATCCTGGAAGTAACCAAGAACCATGCCTATTTCTCAGTAATTTAAATCCAGTTTCACAGccgatgctcaacatcagaaattataaaactcctcaacaaatccCTATTTCTGATATGCATAGTGGGACCATTGTGACCTCACAGACTTCAGTAGAAAGAATAACATATGCAAATGTTAAAGGACCCAAACAACCAAATCACGATTTGCAAATGTCTTCAGGAGTTACACAGGATGTATGGTTGAACTCACCAATGAGGAATTCTATGCTTTCTCATACAGGGGCAACTGTATCTCATCAGACTGGTTTTGGAACGAATATGCCCAATGTACGTGCACTACAGAATCAATTTCTAACATCAGATACCTATTCCATGCAATTACAAATGATCCCTTCTAATTCTGGAAGAGTTCCTATAACTTATCAAGGAAACCCGAGACTTAACCTATCTTTATCAGAGCAACAGGTTGATTGGGCACAGCAGTGTGCATCCAGTGGATCGACTTACCCAGATTACAGACCACTTCCAAAGCAATATAGTTATTCATCAGGAAGCTTTTTTCAGGATCCTACTCTTCAGAAACAAACCTCTATGTCATCTGTATCATTACAAGTTAAAAATAGTCAATCTCCAAATCCTGCCCTGGCTTTACAGTCAAAGCAGATTGCAACTGTACCGTCATATCAATATGCGGTTACTCAGACTGACAAaagacctcctcctcctccttatgACTGTAGGTACGCAAGCCAGCCTCTGCAAAGTACTCAGCATGTTGTTAAACAcactatggaagttcctcagagTCAAGAAATGCACTTACCTGAAATGAGGAAAGACTTTTGTAGAGGCTTTCAGCAGCAGTGGCAAAACCTTAATGAAAATTTCAGCACAATGGGAAATTCCTGTAACTTGAGAGTAAATACCAATGTCAATCAGCCTTTTAATGAACCTGTTAGATCTTATGTGGATGGTGTTCAGGCTCTTACTCAAAATAATCAAGAGAAAAGAGTGGATTCTCGAAATCTAACTTCACATCAAGTACTGGACACAAGTGCCACAAAAGAAAAGTTAGTGAGGGATATTAAAACAttagtagaaataaaaaagaagttttcGGACCTtgcaaggaaaattaaaattaataaaaatctttTGATGGCAGCAGGTTGTATTAAAACAGCTAATACCTCTTACAGTGAATCAGCTCAAAATTGTGGGTTGTCTCTGAAACAAACTGCCAAAATCCAGTCTGGACCACAGGTAACCCTAGGCCCTCCAGATACTGTGGAGGATAAACCACCAACGGTAATGGAATCTGCAGAAGAAACAAATAGAACACACAATACATTGAATTCCAACCTTCAGGACAGAAATTTTAACCAAGTCAGTTCTGTGTTACTAAATTCTGGCTGTTCGCAAGTTGTGAGTTCTTTAAAGACATCAACTGTTGAGATTACCCAGGCAATATTAAATAACACCCAGTTTTCATCAGGAAATTTAGTCAACGTTGCACAAAATGTGCCAACAAATTCTGAAGCAGCTTCTCTTCCTCAGTCTACATCCTTTGAGGAATATGTTTCAAAGTATCCAAATAAAAATAGGCTAATTCTCAGTTTACTTGCATCTGGaaataaaactcagaagaaattattaaaagataCTAATGAACGTATTCATGATTCTAAACTGCATAGTTTTGAAATGAATCCAAATATCCAGAACACTGGTAACCAAGTGAATTTGAAAACCATGGAAACTCCAGGTACTCCAACTACTTGTAATATAAATGCCAAGATTTCAAACAACTCTTCTTGCTTTGAGCATAAATCCTTCAGTGGAATGTCTTCTAAAAGTGACTCTCTCTTTTCCCTGGAATTGCTAGCAACATGTCTTTCTTTGTGGAAAAAGCAACCTTCAGAACCTATGGAAGAAAAACAGTGTAATGagtcaaaaacaaacacaacagcAGTTGGAATTTCAAAGCCTGTGGACATCTGTGAGAAGAGTCCATTTTCAGCTGTGGGAAATTCTCAGAATAAAATTGTAAACAGCTCACAAGACACAGTTTTATCAATGGTAGCACAGAATTATGAGTCTTCCGGAGCAACTACTGTAAAGGGGATTGCTGTAGTATCACCCTTAATTCTTTCAGATGTCAAAACATTGTCTGTCAAAGGTGTAACACCTGAAGCTTTACCTGAAACAATGTATCCAGTTATTAAAGAAGGCAGTGTTTGTAGCTTACAAAACAAATCCTCAGAAAATACTGCTGCTTTGAATGTTAATGAACCAGTGACAAGTACCACAAGCACCAAGATTCTCCCACTAATTCAGAAGGATAAGCAAAGTGAGTCAACTAATACTAATTCAGAAGTCACACCTAATACCAATCAAGGAAAGCATAACAAATCAGAACCAAATATCCAGTATCCTGTGAGTGATCAGCAAACCTCATGTATATCAAAGGACAGTGATATTGTGGGCAGAGATGTATTACAGATTGGCAGTATTTGTTCTCTTGTTGAAGGTGATACCTCTTATAATTCCCAAATAGCAAAGATATTCAACTTGCCCTCTTTGCAAAAGGTTGAGCCACAGAAACCTGTACCCAATCACCAAGTAATGAATAGTAGACAAAATGAACAATTTGACAATATCACTGGGAATAAAGACTTTGACTTTCAAAAAGATAATTTTGTGCAGTGCACAGATGTTTCACATAAAATAACTGATCAGTCAGAGTCACTGCAACCTCCAGAACCATCGACTTTGAAGTACATTGGAGCAAAGAGTGGAATTCTAGAGGAAAGCAGTTTGGAGCGTATCACTAAAAATGAAAGCATAGCTAAAGATATGTGTTCACCAGCTGCTATTCAGCAGGATAGTTACCCTCAGGAAGCGGCCCAGGATCCTACAACAAACGAGAATCTCAAAGATAAGACATCAATCTTATACCTACATGATCAGCTGTCAGAACTTTTAAAAGAGTTTCCCTATGGTATTGAACCTGTGAACATGCATGAAGGTTTTGTGGTCCAACAAATGGCACACCAAATCTCAAAAGCTCAAACTTGTGATAAAACCGGTTGTGACTCCAAAGACTCAACAGACCAGATACAAATTACAATATTAAATTCAGAGCAAATGAAAGAATTATTTCCTGAACAGGACGATCAACCCAACGAGGTAGACAAACTGACAGAGCCTCAGAAAGAAAAGCCTGTCACAAAAGAAGGGAACCAGTGTAACCCACAAGCACATGCAGTTGAAGAAACCTGTGATTCTGTAATACTGGATTCAGAAAAAGATGATGTCCGTTGCTGTGCATTGGGGTGGCTCTCTATGGTTTATGAAGGAGTACCTCAATGCCAGTGTAATTCCACTAAGAACCCAACTTCAAAGGCAGAAAAAGGGAAAGATCCACATTCTCCTTTGGAGACTAACGGTTATAAACAGGGAGAGAGAACCTCTGACAGAGATGTTCCTATTGCATTTAACAGTCCTTCAAATAATCAGCTGAAGATTATTCTGACTTGTCCAATTGAGAAAAAATCTTTTCCTGAAACAGAGCAAGGCAGGAATATAAAAGATAAATCCAAATCAGAACATAACAGCTCATTAAGGACAGAACAAGAATTATCTGGTCACTTTTTATCTAAAGGTGATAAAAACCCAGATTCTTTGCAGagtcacaaaagaaaaagaaaactgcaattTCATGAGATAACTTTTCACTCCACtaacaaaattacaaaattttctCAAGAGAGCCTGCAGAGGAAGCTCATGGCACAAAACTTACGACCACTAAAACCAAAGATGGGTTTTTTgacaagtaaaaataaagatttgcATGTGAAGAATGGTTCTTTGGTACAGTCAGTATCACCggaaaagagaaaattgaaagCAGGTGGCTCTAAACaaaaagttttggaaaagaaGTTAGATGAAGGGAGCATACTTGATTCAGAGATAAAGAGGAAGAAATCTGGTAAACAAGAGCAGAATAAGAATGTGGGAGGTGGTGCAGTTAAATTCTGTAACCTTTTCTCAACCACAGGTGAAAGAGCCAGGATTaaagaaaagacagtgtcaaATGTTAAGTCCTCAGGCTCTATGGATAGCTCATCTAAAATTAATAGAGTTCTATCACCAAAGGAGTATTTATCAAGGCAGAAGCATAAAGAAGCATTAAAGAAAAACTACCTGAAAAATGTACCATGTGATTCTCAGTATATGAGGTCCAATAAACTTTCTACACGAGTGGGAAGTTGTGGGAGATCAAATGAGAAACACAATGGCAGTGTACAAACCTCTAAGGAATCATTAAATATTGGTACAAGCCATGGTAAAAACCTCAAAGCCCATCATTCCAAGGAGTCTAAAACATACATTTCAAGGAATATTAAAGGAACAGTTGGTGGAAAGCAACCTGATAAAATGTGGATTGATAAAACCAAATTAGACAAAAATTTGAGTAATGTAAATAATGACGTTGAATTCAGCCAAATGGCTTCCCAAGCAAAGGATCAAAGAAAACTGTATCTGAACAGAGTTGCATTTAAATGCACTGAACATGAGCGCATTTGTCTCACAAAATTAGACAATTCACCCAGGAAGCTTAATAAAGAAAAGAGACCAGAAAATAAACCTAAGACCCCTTTACCTGTGAAAGATACCACAGAGAAACTAAGCATGTTGGAGTTTAAATTATGTCCAGATGGACTATTTAAGAATACAAACCCTGTTAAAGGCCAGAATGATCTGCCATCTACTCCTAGGAAGGAGCAAGCTCCTGTGCAAG tttcaggaataaaaagtacaaaagaaGACTGGTTAAAATGTGTGACTGAGGAGAAAAGGATGCCGGAAGCCAACCAAGAAATAG ATGATAATGTTTTGGCTAATTCAAGACTCTCCAAGAGAAGTTTCAGTGCAGATGGATTTGAGACACTACAAAACCCAGTAAAAGATTCAAAAGCAATGTTTCAAACCTACAAAAAGTTGTACATGGAGAAGAAAAGCAGAAGTCTTGGTAGCAGTCCTTTAGAATAA
- the LOC132498567 gene encoding hydroxymethylglutaryl-CoA synthase, cytoplasmic-like, which yields MPGSLPLNAEACWPKDVGIVALEIYFPSQYVDQAELEKYDGVDAGKYTIGLGQAKMGFCTDREDINSLCMTVVQNLMERNSLSYDCIGRLEVGTETIIDKSKSVKTNLMQLFEESGNTDIEGIDTTNACYGGTAAVFNAVNWIESSSWDGRYAMVVAGDIAVYATGNARPTGGVGAVAMLIGPNAPLIFERGLRGTHMQHAYDFYKPDMLSEYPIVDGKLSIQCYLSALDRCYSVYRKKIYAQWQKEGNDRDFTLNDFGFMIFHSPYCKLAQKSVARMLLNDFLNDQNRDKNSIYSGLEAFGDVKLEDTYFDRDVEKSFMKASSELFNQKTKASLLVSNQNGNMYTSSVYGSLASVLAQYSPQQLAGKRIGVFSYGSGLAATLYSLKVTQDATPGSALDKIIASLCDLKSRLDSRTCVAPDVFAENMKLREDTHHLVSYIPQSSTDSLFEGTWYLVRVDEKHRRTYARCPSPNDDTLDEGVGLVHSSAATEHIPSPAKKVPRLPATAAEPEAAVISNGEH from the coding sequence ATGCCTGGGTCACTTCCTTTGAACGCAGAAGCCTGCTGGCCAAAAGATGTGGGGATTGTTGCCCTTGAGATCTATTTTCCTTCTCAATATGTTGATCAAGCAGAGTTGGAAAAATATGATGGTGTAGATGCTGGAAAGTATACTATTGGCCTGGGCCAGGCCAAGATGGGCTTCTGCACAGATAGAGAAGATATCAACTCTCTTTGCATGACTGTGGTCCAGAATCTTATGGAGAGAAATAGCCTTTCTTATGATTGCATTGGGCGGCTAGAAGTTGGAACAGAGACAATCATCGACAAATCAAAGTCAGTGAAGACGAATTTGATGCAGCTCTTTGAAGAGTCTGGGAATACAGATATAGAAGGAATAGACACAACTAATGCGTGCTATGGAGGCACAGCTGCTGTCTTCAATGCTGTTAACTGGATTGAGTCCAGCTCTTGGGATGGACGGTATGCCATGGTAGTTGCAGGGGATATTGCTGTATATGCCACAGGAAATGCTAGACCTACAGGTGGAGTTGGAGCTGTTGCTATGCTAATTGGGCCTAATGCTCCTTTAATTTTTGAACGAGGACTTCGTGGGACACATATGCAACATGCCTATGACTTTTACAAGCCTGATATGCTTTCTGAATATCCTATAGTGGATGGAAAACTATCCATTCAGTGCTACCTCAGTGCATTAGACCGCTGCTATTCTGTCTACCGCAAGAAGATCTATGCCCAGTGGCAGAAAGAGGGAAATGATAGAGATTTCACCTTGAATGATTTTGGTTTCATGATCTTCCACTCACCCTATTGTAAACTGGCTCAGAAATCTGTAGCTCGGATGTTGCTGAATGACTTCCTTAATGACCAGAACAGAGATAAAAATAGTATCTATAGTGGCCTGGAAGCCTTTGGGGATGTTAAGTTAGAAGATACCTACTTCGATAGAGATGTAGAAAAGTCATTTATGAAGGCTAGTTCAGAACTCTTCAATCAGAAAACAAAGGCATCTTTGCTTGTGtcaaatcaaaatggaaatatgTACACATCTTCAGTGTATGGCTCCCTTGCTTCTGTTCTTGCACAGTACTCACCTCAGCAGCTGGCAGGGAAGAGGATTGGTGTGTTCTCTTATGGTTCTGGTCTAGCTGCCACTCTGTATTCCCTCAAAGTTACACAAGATGCCACACCAGGGTCTGCTCTTGATAAAATAATAGCAAGCTTATGTGATCTTAAATCAAGGCTTGACTCAAGAACTTGCGTGGCACCAGATGTCTTTGCTGAAAACATGAAGCTCCGAGAGGACACTCATCACTTGGTCAGCTATATTCCCCAGAGTTCCACAGACTCACTCTTTGAAGGAACATGGTACCTAGTTCGAGTAGATGAGAAGCACAGAAGAACTTACGCTCGGTGCCCCTCTCCAAATGATGACACTTTGGAtgaaggcgtagggcttgtgcaTTCAAGCGCAGCAACTGAGCATATTCCAAGCCCTGCTAAGAAAGTGCCAAGACTCCCTGCAACGGCAGCAGAACCTGAAGCAGCTGTCATCAGTAACGGGGAGCATTAA